From a region of the Primulina eburnea isolate SZY01 chromosome 7, ASM2296580v1, whole genome shotgun sequence genome:
- the LOC140835697 gene encoding uncharacterized protein has product MPPKRALVIENQAENNENRQENPLPPPNGNAVVRTLEGMNRFFEQFQHAPRPHPDVYDQFQKLAPKELSGNTDPFAAEAWIRALEVHFCYMNMGDADLVRCATYMFRDYATLWWEGAKHGIDIATLTWARFKEIFYEKYFTTDVRGRLKSEFMSLRQGDSTVAEFVRKFDRGCHFVPLIARDDVEKLRHFMDGLRPTI; this is encoded by the coding sequence atgcctccCAAACGTGCCCTTGTTATTGAGAACCAGGCTGAGAATAATGAGAACCGTCAAGAGAATCCACTCCCGCCTCCTAATGGGAATGCTGTTGTTCGCACACTTGAGGGCATGAACCGTTTCTTTGAGCAATTTCAGCATGCTCCTAGGCCGCATCCCGATGTTTATGACCAGTTCCAAAAGCTAGCGCCGAAGGAATTATCTGGCAATACTGATCCTTTTGCTGCTGAGGCTTGGATTCGTGCACTCGAGGTACACTTTTGTTATATGAATATGGGGGATGCTGACCTTGTTCGGTGTGCCACTTACATGTTTAGGGATTATGCTactttatggtgggaaggagccaaGCATGGTATTGACATTGCTACTCTTACTTGGGCTCGATTCAAGGAGATATTCTATGAGAAGTATTTTACTACTGATGTTAGAGGGCGACTGAAGAGTGAGTTTATGAGCCTCCGTCAGGGAGATTCGACTGTTGCTGAGTTTGTGAGGAAATTTGATAGaggttgtcactttgtaccccttattgcgAGGGATGATGTGGAGAAGCTTAGACACTTCATGGATGGTCTACGACCCACCATATGA